The nucleotide window AAGAACTTGAGGGAACCTTGATCTGTTACTGTAGTGCCTGGTGGTGAGTGCATGTCCTCATTTGTTCAGGATGAAACAAGAAGATAAAGAAAGCAAAAGTGATCGATATGATGTGCTAAGCAATAATATTATAGGGAATTCGCATAAAAATGTAGTACGATGGTTAAGTTGAATAAGTATGTCTTTACAACATACACTAGTTTTTTAGCTGTTATTCTGTTCAAGCAACAAATGGTATATGTAAGATTAAATTGAGTTTTTGgattatttcactatttttaAAACATACATATTTTCTTATCTTACCGACTAGTAATCTTCTTTTTATGATGCTCTAAGCTTCTGTTCTTTGGAGCTTTGAACTGTCCCACCATTCCcctcatagtttttttttttttttttgataagtcccCTCATAGTTTATGGGACTAACCAAGTGCTTTTAGTCAcaatatattcaaataaatatattcaaattacaTTCCAAATTTTTTAATGCAGTATTTTTTGAATGTGCAATAGTTTTCGAGATTATAAAGCAAATCAAACAGGTTGTGGGTTCGGTGAATCTTTTTCTTtcgtttattttaaaaatacctCTCTTATGTTACCTGTCCAATCCTCCTATGCTTGTATAATGTATCACGTTAAAGAAAATGTGTCAGAATGTCCCATAGTAATCGTTTTTGAGTTTCAAATTTATGATCTTATGCATTAAAGGTTGGAATTATACTGTGCAGCCAAGAACCTAGTGGCATGATTCTTTGTTAAGTGCATGTGTTATGACATGTCTGAATTTTTAACATTATGTTTTCATCATTTAATAGGACTTTTTGTTCTTGAtggtcattttattttcttttgtgcttATATTATAACCATTTTTTCACATCTccaataatatatgttttttttaagtacccAAACCCCAATATTTACATGGATTGTGTAATTTTGTGccataacaaaacatgtatttGACATAGTGTTACCACTTATTTTCCAATCTGTTTTTTGTACCTTTTTCCAGGTAAAAAAGCATATCAAACAGGGGCAAGGTCATGAAGGTGGAATATTTACAGTTGAAGCACCACTGCACGTATCGAATGTTCAAGTTGTTGACCCAGTGACAGGGTGCGGAATTATTTTTGGAATCTTCTTTACCAATCCTTgttattcttttctttgttttatatttatttctcagaagtaatgtgtaattttttactTATGCAGGAAGCCATGTAAGGTCGGATCTAGATATCTAGAAGATGGCACTAAAGTAAGAGTATCAAGGGGTCTGGGAGCATCGGGATCCATAATACCTCGTCCAGAAATCTTGAAGATAAGGACTACACCAAGGCCTACAGTTGGTACTTATCCAAAGCTTAATCCCCTCTCTCTTTTGCTTTTCGTTCTTAATTTTTTCCTGTTTAACTCAGTGGATGTTATTCAGatgtatttgtttttctttattgcaATTCTTGTGATTAGACCACCCAAAATCTCTACTGAAAATATACAGTTTCCTTTATAGTTTATGTATGAATTTTCAATTACGGGAAGACCGCATGTGCAGTATCCAAGATTGTTTTTGAAGGCACCGTGTGAATGTTCTCGAGTTGTGACATTTGGTATTAGAGCCAACTTGGCAATCTCATGTGGTTCAAGGGAATTGTTGGCAAATAATACCCTCACAGACATGTTAATAGTTTTGAGTTGGGGATATTGTGGTGCCCAATTATTAGGCTGATTTGTGCTATATAACGATTATGGGGAATTccaaaatcacaatatcttaaGAAAGCTCCTATATTGCGTAGATGTGTTTAGTTTGCCTGGCTTGTGAAAACTTGAGAATCTCTCTAGGTGTTGGACGTAAGCCATGAGATGAGAGGCTTGAAGTCATTGCCTTACTTCTAGTTTAAGGATCTCATATAACATAAAAGAGAGGAATATGGAACGGCATTTTGAATTTCGATTGCCAACTATGAAGGCAGTTATTCAATATGCCTCACATGAACTGAAGTTAAGAAAATGCATtgaaacttttattattttaaccaTTAGTGGTCAAATTCTTGTTCAGAAAAGTAGTGAAGGTCTCTATTGATGGCCTATTTTCACTGTATGTAAAATGTCTACATATACGTACATACCTACACACATGCATACGCATAACACAgatgtattatatatgtatgtatgtatattggATATGCAAAAAACTGAATTGGAGTGTACATGTATTGCGAATGAACATTATTAGACTTGCTATATTTGTTTGTGCAGAATATGGTGCCATTAAGAAACCAGGTGTTTGTAAGATGTGTGGAGCCTAAATAAGAAGCTGTAAATGATTGAGTGGTAGGAAATATAAGCAATGAAGGCGTTCAAAGGTAGAGGAATAGATAGTGTCACTTAAGATGGTAATGTGCAAGGGAGAGCAATTAATGGGCTTGTGAGAAAAACTATTTAATTCAAGTTGATGGATTAAGGAGTTATAGGCCGAGGCTTAAAACATTATGGGTAAAAGTAATGAAGATGGGCACAATAAATAAGGAGAAACAATTTTACAGTAGATGTGTCAAATGCCTCGTGACGTGCTTAAGTTTTCCTTTCCCTctattttataagaattatatcTGTTGTAACACCTGCTGCCCAATAGTtgcaaaataattcaaattaaggTACAAGTGCCTCTTCAAACACCAGTTTTCCAGTAGTAGCAGAATGATTGAAATTAAGGTTGTCAATTTGTGCGAATATGGCTTTTCAGCTGAACGTCCGTCGGTAGATATGTTTGCCAGTGTTTTTCCTTTTGGAATAGATTTAGAAGTCGGAATCTAACCTTcagggggaaaaaagaaaggaggaaTTAGAAAATGGGAAACGTACAAGGATTCTTGAAATGCTTTGTTCTCAAAAGCTGCTTCTGAATACTATACCATGTTGTGTTTACCATTCTGCTGTTGATGACCTGACATTTTCTTTATTGGTTGTTTGCTTTTGCAGCTGGCCCCAAGGATACAACACTGGATCTCGTATTGGAGAGGACCTATGATGCTAAAACAGGGAAGGGCATGCCTGAACTTTGAGACAGACATTTTCTTGTTTCGACTTTATGGCAAGAGTCAAGACAATAAACTTGAAGATGTTGTAGACAGTACTTGTTTTTTGGGAAGGAGGGGG belongs to Juglans regia cultivar Chandler chromosome 8, Walnut 2.0, whole genome shotgun sequence and includes:
- the LOC108986499 gene encoding 50S ribosomal protein L24; translated protein: MGWKAAQKLIRHWKVLRGDNVMITRGKDKGETGVIKRVIRSQNRVIVDGKNLVKKHIKQGQGHEGGIFTVEAPLHVSNVQVVDPVTGKPCKVGSRYLEDGTKVRVSRGLGASGSIIPRPEILKIRTTPRPTVAGPKDTTLDLVLERTYDAKTGKGMPEL